A segment of the Chitinophagaceae bacterium genome:
TTGTGGTCTTCCATCAATGAATGAAGAATCTGAATTGGATCCAACTCATCAAAGCTATTGTGCTCTGCATCCCACTTTTCAATTAATAAAGTAAGCAAAGCAATCTCGTCTTTTGTATTACGATCTTTGGCTCCGGAAAAAACAAGCTCTTCCAATGCATTGCTATACTCTTTGTATTGCATCTTACTTGTGATAACTTTGTATTTCAATGTTGTCATGATTACTATTTTAATAAATGCTAACTGTATATTGCTTGTTGCTGTCGCAAAGTTTATCGTACTCTGCATGTGTTCCTATCCAACAAACAAAAAGGTGCACCTGTTTATCTCCAAAGGCATACCCACAAATCATCCGGTAATTATTGCCTCCAATGTCAAAGACTACTCTGTTTGAACTTTTTCCCAATAAATCTGCACTGGGGAAAGTGTTTTGTATATCTGTTGGTTTTTCCCAATCTGCATATTTGATTTTGACAACCAATCACCAAATGGCAGTTTGCTTTGTGGGTTATGCCGGACAAATTCCTCAATTGTTTCTTTTCTAATCAGGTGAACTTTCATAACAAAGATAAGATTAATTATTGAAAAGTTCTCAAAATGAGAACTTTTTCATATTTTGAGAACTCTCTTATAAATCAATAGTTTACGAATATAGGAATTCATGGCATTAGTAGTTTCACCTTCCCATTTGTTACTTTATCAAACAAAGTTTCATCATTCTTTGTATCGTACATAAATGGCAGAAACATTTGTAACGGCTTCGCCTGACCTAACAGAATCATGCTGCATTGAATCTCTGTCCAATCACTGAGGATTTTCCAAGCTGTTTTATTTGCCTGGGCCTGCAGTGTTGCTTTGGTATCGGGACGGGGACGTTTTACGTCTTTCCAAAGTACCAGGAAACATTCTTCGGTTTGGGCTTTTAAATGAAACGGTAAGGTTTGTTGCAACTGCTGATCATACAGCAGAAAGGTGATGCCGGTGCAGACTTTGTTTGCGTATTGCTTGTTGATGTTGGTTGCTCCTATCTCAACTAACAATTCTTCTATACGTGCCATTGATTTACTTGCTTCGATGTTTGAGGTATAGTTCTTAATGTTCATTGGTTTGATTTTTTTGTGATTGAAAATGTTTTATTACTGCTATTCGTTTTGCCAGATCGATTACATTGGGTTCATCTTTTTTTACAAGTGGATTGTTTGGATCATTGGTTAAATAGGCTTGCCAGATTTGTCCGATGGAATATTGATTTGAGCATTCAATGTCTTTGATGCGTTGCTGTTTTGCCTGTTGCATTGTTTCTTCATCGAGTAAAAGTTTTAGTTGTTCAAAATGTTGTACGGTGACGTGCTGAAAGATTTTCTTGCCATCTAAAAGCTTTCATAGAGAAACTGTATATCTCTTACCAAGTCAATGTTTGTTTGATCTGTTGTGTTTACTTGGTTTGGTTTTATTTTTATGTTGAGCATCCACTTGTGCAGAGGCTTGCCAATCTTTAATCTTTAGTTTATCGGTAAGCATCCAGTTCTTCCCCTGGTTGTAGAAGAAGAATTTCTTTGCTTCGTCTGGTGGGTATGAATGCTGATTAAAGAACTCTTCGGCTGCTGAGAGCGATGGTGTATTTCGACTGTGCTCAATACTGCCATCTACCGCCCCATCGACTACGCTCAGGGTGCTGCCCGACTGGTGTACTGATTTTGGGACACGGCGGAAGTCACTGTTTTTTTCTTCATTTCTTCCTTTCTCCTTCAAAAAATTTGCGGGTGTGTTACACACTGTTTTTTGTTTAGTACTGTTTGGTTTTATAATGTGTACCGATTTTGGGACTGGTGCAGTATCGATATTGGTACTGGCTTGTACTGATTTTGGGACACTGCCGGTATCATTATCGGTACCGAAGAGATCGAGTTGTTTGTACCTGGTTGGCTGTTCGGGTTGAACATCTAAAGGAATAATGCTGATACGGACCAGATGAAACTTGTTAATCGAGGGATGATAGAAAATGTATTTGGCTTCATGCAGTTCTTTGATGCATTTGTGATAGGTGTTCTTGCTGCCGATCTTTGATAGCTGCATGATATTATCCCTGTAAATGGAGAAAGGATTGTGAAAGCGGTTGAAGTTCCAGTACTGGAATAAAGCCATATAAAGGCTCACATGCGAAGATGTAAGCCTTTGATCACTACGAACAAGCGCAAAGAAGGCGTTGAGGTGCCTTACATAGTTCATGATGGTGAATGGTCAATGGTGAGTGGTGAATTGGGTTTACCTGCTTTGAACATTCTCATTGAGTAACATGGTAACAGGTGCTTCCATGTTGGGAATGTTTTTATAAACTGCTTTTGTTGTTTACGTTTTTTCTTTTCTGCAATGGATAGTGCTGGCTTGCAGTTACACTTTTGCTTTTTGGTATGGTTGCGGCCACGGTAAGGAGAAAACATAATTTGAAAATTTGCTGATGTGCTAATGGAAACAAAATCCATCCTTCGACCCTTCGAATGCGCTCAGGGCCGCTCAGGTCCTTCGACTGCGCTCAGGACTTGTTAGCGGCGAATGGGCTTTTTGTTTTTGGCCATGAGTTGCATGATGTCGTCGTGATCGAAGAACATGAGGCCGCCGATTTTAGAACCGATGAGTAGTTCGTTTTCCTGCATGTTCTGTAGTGTGCCGGGTGAAATACCGAGCAGCTCCCTGACTTCATAGGACTTCAGCCATTTCTTGGGTTTGTTGGGTGCTTCCTGCAGAAGTGCTTTGATGTCGGTAAGTAGTTCTGATTTGAATTGCTGAAGATCTTCTTTGGTGAGAATGTTTACTGCCATGTGGTGAAATTTTATGACAGCAAAAAGAGAAGGATGTTTGCAGATTTCAAAACTGCAAGCCTTGTACAAGTTGGTTGAAATGTAGCAGGGATAAGGATTTTGATTTGAAAATTTGAGAATATGCTAATTTGAAAATGTGGTGCAAAAGTGGATTATTCTGTAAATAAACTTTTACGTGTTATCGCCTGCAGAAAGTATTCGAACTCATTTGCCCAAATATCTTTGTCTGTATCAATTGTTTCAAGCGAAGGTTTGTATCGAAGTTTAAGAAAATAGATAAATCCTTTGTAAAATTTTTCCAGGTTATCTGAGAGTTTACCGAATTCATTACAAAACTCAGTGACTGCCTCCGCCTGGCCGGAGGTTCTTTCAAACATATAATCCTTCCAAAGATGGTGAACCAATATATTCCTTTTGGTTAAATAGGTATCAAGGTCATCAGTTAAAACTAATTTAGGAGTAGTTTGAAGTTGGTTAAATATGTTGCCAAGAGTTGGCTTTTTAAGTTTTATGAATTTTCTGGACTCATCTAAAAAGTCTTCTGTTGTAATGTATTTAAAGTCGCTATTAAAATCAATCAAAAATGTAACAAGGCTTCTGGTAAGATATTCAACCCTTTGCGCTGAAACTAATGCCATGCCAATTCTTGCATAAACAGATGAATCATTTGCCATTTCGGAAAGTTAAAACGAAACGGCTTCATGCTCTTTAAAAAAATCAGAAGGAAGATTAATATTTCAACAATTCCGAAGGATGAATGTCAAGTCCTTCGGCGAGGCGAATGATGGTGTAGAGCGTTGGATTGACCTTGGCATTTGCAGTTCTTTGGACCTGGGCATATTCTAAGCCGGATGCTGCGGCAAGCTGGTGAAGGCTCATGCCTTTTTTCTTCAGCCATTTCTGCAGGTTATCTGCAAACTCCTTTTGTGCCTTTTGTCTTTCGGTCATGAAAGGCAAGGTGTGCAGTAGCAGAAGATTTATTGGTGTATAATTCTATACCAGTGTTAGCTTTTCTTTATTTTTGGCAAAGTATCTGCGATAGAACCAAATTAAAGTGACTTTCGTTAATACTGCATTGAAATGGAACATCAAGCTTATTTGCAAATGCCAATCAAACAACTTTCAATCAATGACGACTTGAAGGAGTTATTGACTTTCCATGGCTATCATACACTCGGTGATGTGCTGGAGAAAGAAGTTAGTTTTCTTCGTAACCGGAACGGGTTAACGTTGCATGATGAACTGGAGCTTTATAAGCTGGTGAACGAGTATGGATTGAAGGAGTTGTGGAAGGGTTAAGGAAAGCCGTGAGTAGTGAGTGGTCGATGATGAATCCTTCGACTTCGCTCAGGATTCAATGCCCTTCGATGCTTCGACTTCGCTCAGCACAGGCTTACTCAGGATTTATTCACTTTTCTTTTCGTAGTAATCTTGTCTTTTTGTTTCTGTACTACTTCCGATTTTATTCTCTGCAGGTGATTGATGAGTAGGAATAATTTATCGTGCAGGGAATTAATAGTGGAAAGATCGATGTTGTAAAAAAGGTTGTAGAGATTCTTGGGAGAAATATTGTGTTGGGTTGATGTGTGTGCAATTTTTGCAAAGTCATCAATCATAGGACGTATTTTTTTATTGCTGATCAAGCCTGCCTCGTGTTCTATACGTTTGAACAATGCGAGTTCTTCAATGCTGTAATTGTACCAGATGCCTTTATTGTAAACATCCTGGTTGAAGTTGGCGGGTGTAATAAAACCAATGGTATGTGTTTTTTCCTGGTATTTTATTTCCCGTGCCAACCAATCTTTCAGATCTTCTTTTACTGATTTCGATGCAGGACGTAAGGTTGCTCCGGGACGTATGTGTAATTGACTGATTTGTTTGTAGAAAAATGAAAGACGTTCTATTCTTGCTTTGGGATCAACCAAACTCGCTGCATTCTCACAAATGAAATCGACGAGATAATCTTTAAACTCTGTTGTATTGAAATCTAAATAAATGAGCAAGGTTGTGATAGGCGGACACTGGTTTGCAATACGCTTTGTTTGTTTCAGATTGCTGATGCCTATTAACAGATCGTTCAGGTACCGCATTTTGCGGTATGAGATGGTTGGTTGTATTGTGGAATCAGTAATGTTGTAGAGGTAGGCCAGCAGCATATCGA
Coding sequences within it:
- a CDS encoding helix-turn-helix domain-containing protein, which codes for MAVNILTKEDLQQFKSELLTDIKALLQEAPNKPKKWLKSYEVRELLGISPGTLQNMQENELLIGSKIGGLMFFDHDDIMQLMAKNKKPIRR
- a CDS encoding helix-turn-helix transcriptional regulator, encoding MTERQKAQKEFADNLQKWLKKKGMSLHQLAAASGLEYAQVQRTANAKVNPTLYTIIRLAEGLDIHPSELLKY